One segment of Rosa chinensis cultivar Old Blush chromosome 6, RchiOBHm-V2, whole genome shotgun sequence DNA contains the following:
- the LOC121049967 gene encoding UPF0496 protein At4g34320-like encodes MKGVRKLSRKIFKKICKRDGDLWRYYEDACKNEEDFLTELGKFLESYEKCLIQITKVGNNDGGIDDGYMRILEKLKNVKGASGRVHDQHFAEQMLLENVKCLMKRREDLHEELISQKGKPRKKYDCTRAWRRCLRMVTNILFIGAAAAEFACTVVAAVMAAPLVALAVAATIIQH; translated from the coding sequence ATGAAGGGAGTGAGAAAGTTAAGTCGAAAGATCTTTAAAAAGATTTGCAAACGTGATGGAGATCTTTGGAGATATTACGAGGACGCTTGCAAGAATGAAGAAGATTTCCTAACTGAACTGGGGAAGTTCCTAGAGTCGTATGAAAAATGTTTGATTCAAATTACGAAGGTGGGAAACAACGACGGAGGAATTGATGATGGTTACATGAGgattttggagaaattgaagaaTGTCAAGGGGGCCTCAGGTAGAGTCCATGATCAGCATTTTGCGGAACAAATGTTGCTCGAAAATGTTAAATGTTTGATGAAGCGGCGAGAAGATTTGCATGAAGAATTGATTAGCCAAAAAGGAAAGCCTCGCAAGAAGTATGATTGTACTCGTGCTTGGAGACGCTGTTTGAGGATGGTCACTAATATATTGTTCATTGGTGCTGCAGCTGCTGAGTTTGCCTGCACAGTTGTGGCAGCAGTTATGGCTGCTCCACTTGTTGCACTGGCCGTTGCTGCTACTATTATCCAACACTAG